In Hoeflea ulvae, one genomic interval encodes:
- a CDS encoding RNA polymerase factor sigma-32, translating into MATKAITANRQMVRAAMAAPYLERDEEHDLAVRWKDNKDQDALHSITMAHMRLVISMAAKFRNYGLPMSDLIQEGHVGLLEAAARFDPEREVRFSTYATWWIRASIQDYVLRNWSIVRGGTSSAQKSLFFNLRRLRMRLAQDDPALTESAMHSRIANTLGVHAKDVAVMDARLSGSDSSLNAPMSDGESGASSERMDFLKSDEPLPDEQVSTIIDEERRHIWLSDALDTLNPRELRIIRERRLAEDGATLESLGEVLGISKERVRQIENRALEKLRMVLTTRTPEIASM; encoded by the coding sequence ATGGCCACGAAAGCGATCACTGCAAACCGGCAAATGGTTCGTGCCGCGATGGCTGCTCCCTATCTCGAACGTGATGAGGAGCATGATCTGGCGGTCCGCTGGAAGGATAACAAGGATCAGGACGCGCTGCACAGCATCACCATGGCGCATATGCGGCTGGTGATCTCGATGGCGGCCAAGTTCCGCAATTACGGGCTGCCGATGAGCGACCTGATCCAGGAAGGCCATGTCGGGCTTCTCGAAGCCGCGGCCCGGTTCGATCCGGAACGCGAGGTGCGCTTTTCCACCTATGCCACCTGGTGGATAAGGGCGTCTATCCAGGATTATGTGCTGCGCAACTGGTCGATCGTGCGCGGCGGCACCAGTTCCGCACAGAAATCGCTGTTCTTCAACCTGCGCCGGTTGCGGATGCGGCTTGCCCAGGACGATCCGGCGCTCACCGAAAGCGCCATGCATTCACGTATCGCCAATACATTGGGCGTTCACGCCAAGGATGTGGCGGTGATGGATGCGCGCCTGTCAGGCTCGGATTCCTCGCTCAACGCGCCGATGTCTGACGGCGAGTCGGGCGCGTCCTCGGAGCGGATGGACTTTCTCAAGAGCGATGAGCCATTGCCGGACGAGCAGGTGTCGACGATCATCGACGAAGAGCGCCGCCATATCTGGCTCAGCGACGCGCTCGATACGCTCAACCCGCGCGAATTGCGGATCATCCGCGAACGCCGGCTGGCCGAAGACGGTGCCACGCTCGAATCCCTCGGCGAGGTGCTGGGAATCTCCAAGGAACGTGTACGTCAGATCGAGAACCGGGCGCTGGAAAAGCTGCGCATGGTGCTGACCACCCGGACACCTGAAATCGCCAGCATGTGA
- a CDS encoding CarD family transcriptional regulator, with product MTTQQKKPSQRQGFKTGESIVYPAHGVGQIVAIEEQEVAGHKLELFVIDFEKDKMRLKVPVAKASTIGMRKLSETDFVERALKVVQGRARVKRTMWSRRAQEYDAKINSGDLISIAEVVRDLYRAENQPEQSYSERQLYEAALDRMARELAAVNKMSDTESVRLIEVNLNKGPKRGKSGEEEGAQEEAA from the coding sequence ATGACAACCCAGCAGAAAAAACCGTCGCAGAGACAGGGTTTCAAGACCGGTGAATCGATTGTCTATCCCGCCCATGGCGTCGGGCAGATTGTCGCCATCGAAGAGCAGGAAGTTGCAGGACACAAGCTTGAATTGTTTGTGATTGATTTCGAAAAAGACAAGATGCGCCTCAAGGTGCCGGTCGCCAAGGCGTCGACCATCGGCATGCGTAAATTGTCCGAAACGGATTTCGTCGAGCGCGCGCTCAAGGTCGTTCAGGGCCGTGCACGGGTCAAGCGGACCATGTGGTCGCGCCGGGCGCAGGAATATGATGCGAAAATCAATTCCGGCGATCTGATTTCGATCGCGGAAGTGGTGCGTGATCTGTATCGCGCCGAGAACCAGCCGGAGCAGTCCTATTCCGAGCGTCAGCTCTATGAGGCTGCGCTTGACCGGATGGCGCGCGAACTTGCCGCTGTCAACAAGATGTCGGACACCGAGTCGGTGCGCTTGATCGAGGTAAACCTCAACAAGGGCCCGAAGCGCGGCAAATCCGGTGAAGAAGAAGGCGCGCAGGAAGAAGCTGCCTGA
- the fdxA gene encoding ferredoxin FdxA, giving the protein MTYVVTDNCIRCKYMDCVEVCPVDCFYEGDNMLVIHPDECIDCGVCEPECPAEAIKPDTEPGLEKWLEVNTEYADKWPNITIKRDAPEDAKKFDGEEGKFEKYFSPEPGEGD; this is encoded by the coding sequence ATGACCTATGTGGTGACTGACAATTGCATTCGCTGCAAATATATGGACTGCGTTGAAGTCTGCCCTGTGGACTGCTTCTACGAGGGTGACAACATGCTGGTCATCCATCCTGACGAATGCATCGACTGCGGCGTGTGCGAGCCCGAGTGCCCGGCAGAGGCGATCAAGCCGGACACCGAGCCGGGGCTGGAGAAATGGCTCGAGGTCAACACCGAATATGCCGACAAATGGCCCAACATCACCATCAAGCGGGATGCCCCGGAAGACGCCAAGAAGTTCGATGGCGAAGAAGGCAAGTTCGAGAAATACTTCTCGCCGGAGCCTGGCGAAGGCGACTGA
- a CDS encoding RNA-binding S4 domain-containing protein, whose translation MDQPARQRIDKWLFFARTIKSRTLAGKFVSSGNVRVNREKIDQASFLIKPGDVLTISFERRIVVLKILGCGQRRGPAPEAQLLYEDLTPKPAEAGQAPIVPAAREPGAGRPTKRDRRKIDQFNKPDDGA comes from the coding sequence GTGGACCAGCCGGCGCGACAGCGGATAGACAAATGGCTGTTTTTCGCGCGCACCATCAAGTCCAGAACCCTGGCCGGCAAATTTGTCAGCAGCGGCAATGTCAGGGTCAATCGCGAGAAGATCGATCAGGCCAGTTTCCTGATCAAGCCGGGCGACGTGCTGACCATCTCGTTCGAGCGGCGCATCGTGGTGCTGAAGATCCTGGGTTGCGGCCAGCGCCGCGGCCCGGCGCCGGAAGCGCAGCTTCTGTATGAGGACCTCACTCCCAAACCTGCTGAAGCCGGACAGGCGCCGATCGTCCCGGCGGCACGGGAGCCCGGTGCCGGCCGGCCGACCAAGCGGGACAGGCGAAAAATAGATCAATTCAACAAGCCGGATGATGGCGCATGA
- a CDS encoding helicase-related protein — MPALRSHPPKSLILSGRGVTAVLGPTNTGKTHYAIERMAAHSSGVIGLPLRLLAREVYGRMVDKVGVNHVSLVTGEEKITPPGARYSVCTVEAMPQETTAAFVAIDEVQIAGDLERGHVFTDRILSLRGREETLLLGSATARGILEQLLPGITIVERPRLSELHYAGSKKITRLPRRTAIVAFSADEVYAIAELVRRQRGGAAVVLGALSPRTRNAQVELYQNGDVDYLVATDAIGMGLNLDVDHVAFAQDRKFDGHSYRQLTASEFGQIAGRAGRHLRDGTFGVTGQVQPLPEDLVQRLESHVFEPIKILQWRSKQLDFSSLQMLQASLEQIPAVQGLTRALPAVDQRALEHLVNDFEVRDLASTPKNVATLWDVCSLPDYRRIAPAQHSDLIATIYRDLIRTGSVNEDFLAEQVRRTDSTDGEIDTLSARISQIRTWTYVSNRPEWLADPTHWQEKTREIEDRLSDALHERLTKRFVDRRTSVLMKRLRENAMLEAEISVNGDVFVEGHHIGQLAGFRFMADASADGPDAKAVIAAAQKALGLEFEARAARLHASGNSDFAIGSDGTVRWMGDPVARLVAGDHILKPRSILLADEQLTGGARDFVAARIDRFVNHHIATVLKPLDDLTRAEDLDGLSRGLAFRLAESLGVLFRRDVSEMIKDLDQAARASLRKYGIRFGAYHIFMPALLKPAPAELVTLLWALVNDGFTKPGYGDVTPLLAAGRTSVATDPEIDREFYRLAGFRFLGKRAVRIDILERLADLIRPALQWKPGAQGARPEAAYDGRRFITTTGMLSILGATQDDIEEILKGLGYRADAVPAEEAQTHIAGLDAAQAETGAATGSGPVVEVVVSRTAADRPNKLAAAAAGDDAAAAPADSASPAEAEAPGEAAAESAAPEDTAGQSAQPVADAPVEANEPASADPAPAAVTAAEEPKAEASAEDADAEALRPVLLWRPGGRQDGQRGPRQAPGEGRGRRDGGNRNPRSDAKPAGEGGGEADARPGKGRRGKPGHSGKPQHGKGAPGKGGPGRGRSGEAGSGKADDAHRGNRTDRPQRKERPIDPDSPFAALAALRDKLKK; from the coding sequence ATGCCCGCTTTGCGCAGCCATCCTCCAAAATCTTTGATCCTGTCCGGGCGTGGCGTCACTGCCGTGCTGGGCCCGACCAATACCGGCAAGACCCACTATGCCATCGAGCGCATGGCGGCGCACTCGTCCGGGGTGATCGGGCTGCCGCTGCGGCTGCTGGCGCGCGAGGTCTATGGCCGCATGGTCGACAAGGTGGGTGTGAACCACGTGTCGCTGGTCACCGGCGAGGAAAAGATCACGCCGCCGGGCGCGCGCTATTCGGTCTGCACGGTCGAGGCGATGCCGCAGGAAACCACCGCCGCCTTTGTCGCCATCGATGAAGTCCAGATCGCCGGCGATCTCGAGCGCGGGCATGTCTTCACCGACCGGATCCTGTCGCTGCGCGGCCGCGAGGAGACCTTGCTGCTGGGCTCCGCCACGGCGCGCGGGATCCTTGAGCAATTGCTGCCCGGCATCACCATTGTCGAGCGGCCGCGGCTGTCGGAGCTGCATTATGCCGGCTCGAAGAAGATCACCCGGCTGCCACGGCGAACCGCGATCGTGGCGTTCTCGGCCGATGAGGTCTATGCCATTGCCGAACTGGTGCGGCGCCAGCGCGGCGGTGCCGCAGTGGTGCTCGGGGCGCTGAGCCCGCGCACCCGCAACGCCCAGGTCGAGCTCTACCAGAATGGCGATGTCGACTATCTGGTGGCCACCGACGCCATCGGCATGGGGCTCAATCTCGATGTCGACCACGTCGCCTTCGCGCAGGACCGGAAATTCGACGGTCATTCCTACAGGCAACTGACCGCCTCCGAATTCGGCCAGATCGCCGGCCGGGCCGGGCGGCATCTGCGTGACGGCACCTTCGGCGTCACCGGTCAGGTGCAGCCTTTGCCGGAGGATCTGGTGCAACGGCTGGAAAGCCATGTGTTCGAACCGATCAAGATCCTGCAATGGCGTTCCAAGCAGCTCGATTTTTCCAGTCTGCAGATGCTGCAGGCCAGCCTCGAGCAAATTCCTGCGGTCCAGGGCCTGACCCGGGCGCTTCCGGCCGTCGACCAGCGCGCGCTGGAGCATCTGGTCAATGATTTCGAGGTGCGCGACCTGGCCAGCACGCCGAAAAACGTCGCCACGCTGTGGGACGTCTGTTCGCTGCCGGATTACCGGCGGATCGCGCCGGCGCAGCACTCGGATCTGATCGCCACGATCTACCGGGATTTGATCCGCACCGGATCGGTCAATGAGGATTTTCTGGCCGAACAGGTGCGCAGAACCGATTCCACCGATGGTGAAATCGACACTTTATCCGCCCGGATTTCACAGATCCGGACCTGGACTTATGTTTCCAACAGACCTGAATGGCTTGCCGATCCGACACACTGGCAGGAAAAGACGCGCGAAATCGAAGATCGATTGTCCGATGCGTTGCATGAAAGGTTGACGAAACGCTTCGTTGACCGCAGGACATCTGTGCTCATGAAGCGCCTGAGAGAGAACGCGATGCTCGAAGCTGAAATCAGTGTAAACGGTGATGTCTTTGTTGAAGGCCACCATATTGGACAATTGGCCGGATTCCGGTTCATGGCCGATGCCTCGGCAGATGGGCCGGACGCCAAGGCGGTGATCGCCGCCGCGCAGAAAGCGCTTGGCCTCGAATTCGAGGCGCGGGCGGCCCGCTTGCATGCGTCGGGCAATTCCGACTTCGCCATCGGATCGGACGGCACGGTGCGCTGGATGGGCGATCCCGTGGCGCGCCTGGTTGCAGGCGACCATATTCTCAAGCCGCGATCGATCCTGCTTGCCGACGAGCAACTGACCGGCGGCGCGCGCGATTTCGTTGCTGCGCGGATCGATCGTTTCGTCAATCACCACATCGCCACCGTGCTCAAGCCGCTCGACGACCTGACCCGCGCCGAGGACCTTGACGGCCTGTCGCGCGGACTGGCGTTCCGTCTGGCCGAAAGCCTGGGCGTCCTGTTCCGCCGCGATGTCTCGGAGATGATCAAGGATCTCGACCAGGCAGCGCGCGCCAGCCTGCGCAAATACGGTATCCGGTTCGGCGCCTATCACATCTTCATGCCGGCGCTGCTCAAGCCCGCGCCTGCCGAGCTGGTGACGCTGCTGTGGGCGCTGGTCAATGACGGCTTCACCAAGCCCGGCTATGGCGACGTGACGCCGCTGCTGGCTGCCGGGCGCACCTCGGTGGCGACCGATCCCGAGATCGACCGTGAATTCTACCGCCTTGCCGGGTTCCGGTTTCTGGGTAAGCGCGCCGTGCGCATCGACATTTTGGAGCGGCTGGCCGATCTGATCCGCCCCGCGCTGCAGTGGAAGCCCGGCGCCCAGGGCGCACGCCCGGAAGCTGCCTATGATGGCCGCCGCTTCATCACCACCACCGGCATGCTGTCGATTCTCGGCGCCACCCAGGACGACATCGAGGAAATCCTCAAGGGACTGGGCTATCGTGCCGATGCCGTGCCCGCCGAGGAGGCGCAGACCCATATTGCCGGGCTCGACGCCGCGCAGGCCGAGACCGGTGCTGCGACCGGTAGCGGACCCGTGGTCGAAGTCGTGGTCTCGCGCACTGCCGCTGATCGCCCGAACAAGCTGGCGGCCGCTGCGGCCGGGGACGATGCCGCAGCCGCACCGGCTGATTCCGCGTCGCCGGCCGAAGCGGAGGCTCCGGGCGAAGCAGCGGCAGAGTCTGCCGCGCCCGAAGACACCGCCGGCCAGTCTGCGCAACCCGTGGCCGATGCCCCGGTCGAAGCGAATGAACCGGCATCTGCGGATCCGGCTCCGGCGGCCGTGACAGCGGCTGAAGAGCCGAAAGCGGAGGCATCCGCCGAGGATGCCGATGCCGAGGCGCTGCGTCCGGTGCTGTTGTGGCGGCCCGGCGGCCGGCAGGATGGCCAGCGCGGTCCGCGCCAGGCGCCCGGCGAGGGCCGTGGCCGGCGTGACGGCGGCAATCGAAATCCCCGTTCCGACGCCAAGCCGGCAGGCGAGGGTGGCGGCGAAGCTGACGCGCGGCCCGGCAAGGGACGCCGCGGCAAACCCGGCCATTCCGGCAAGCCCCAGCATGGCAAGGGCGCACCGGGCAAGGGCGGTCCCGGCAGGGGCAGGTCCGGCGAAGCCGGGTCGGGCAAGGCAGATGATGCCCATCGCGGCAACCGGACCGACCGGCCGCAGCGCAAGGAGCGGCCGATCGATCCTGATTCGCCCTTCGCTGCCCTGGCGGCGTTGCGCGACAAGCTCAAGAAATAG
- the phbB gene encoding acetoacetyl-CoA reductase, producing the protein MSKVAIVTGGSRGIGAAISVALKAAGYTVAANYAGNDEAAGKFTAETGIKTYKWSVADYDACVAGIAQVEADLGPVAVLVNNAGITRDGMFHKMTPQMWGEVINTNLTGLFNMTNPVWSGMRERKFGRVINISSINGQKGQAGQVNYSAAKAGDLGFTKALAQEGARAGITVNAICPGYIGTDMVKAIDEKVLNERIIPQIPVGRLGEPEEIARAVVFLAADDAGFITGSTISANGGQYFS; encoded by the coding sequence ATGAGTAAGGTAGCCATCGTGACGGGAGGGTCACGTGGAATCGGGGCCGCGATTTCGGTCGCATTGAAGGCAGCCGGCTATACGGTCGCTGCCAATTATGCCGGCAATGACGAGGCAGCGGGAAAGTTTACCGCCGAGACCGGCATCAAGACCTATAAATGGTCGGTCGCCGATTATGACGCCTGCGTCGCCGGCATCGCCCAGGTCGAAGCCGATCTCGGCCCGGTCGCGGTATTGGTCAACAATGCCGGCATCACCCGCGACGGCATGTTCCACAAGATGACGCCGCAGATGTGGGGCGAGGTGATCAACACCAATCTCACCGGCCTGTTCAACATGACCAACCCGGTGTGGAGCGGTATGCGCGAGCGCAAGTTCGGCCGCGTCATCAACATCTCCTCGATCAACGGCCAGAAGGGCCAGGCAGGCCAGGTCAACTATTCTGCTGCCAAGGCAGGTGACCTCGGCTTTACCAAGGCGCTGGCCCAGGAAGGCGCGCGTGCCGGCATCACCGTCAACGCGATCTGTCCGGGCTATATCGGCACCGACATGGTCAAGGCGATTGACGAGAAGGTGCTCAACGAGCGCATCATCCCGCAGATCCCGGTCGGACGCCTGGGCGAGCCGGAAGAAATCGCCCGGGCCGTGGTGTTCCTGGCAGCCGATGACGCCGGTTTCATCACCGGATCGACGATCTCGGCCAATGGCGGTCAGTATTTCAGCTGA